The proteins below come from a single Capricornis sumatraensis isolate serow.1 chromosome 14, serow.2, whole genome shotgun sequence genomic window:
- the PYCR2 gene encoding pyrroline-5-carboxylate reductase 2 isoform X1 has translation MSVGFIGAGQLACALARGFTAAGILSAHKIIASSPEMDLPTVSALRKMGVNLTRSNKETVRHSDVLFLAVKPHIIPFILDEIGADVQARHIVVSCAAGVTISSVEKKLMAFQPAPKVIRCMTNTPVLVREGATVYATGTHALVEDGQLLEQLMSSVGFCTEVEEDLIDAVTGLSGSGPAYAFMALDALADGGVKMGLPRRLAVRLGAQALLGAAKMLLDSEQHPGQLKDNVCSPGGATIHALHFLESGGFRSLLINAVEASCIRTRELQSMADQEKVSPAALKKTLLDRVKLESPTVTTLTPTSSGKLLTRNPVPGGKKD, from the exons GCATCCTGTCGGCTCACAAAATAATAGCCAGCTCCCCGGAAATGGACCTGCCTACGGTGTCCGCTCTCAGG AAGATGGGTGTGAACCTGACCCGGAGCAACAAGGAGACGGTCAGGCACAGTGACGTGCTGTTCCTGGCCGTGAAGCCACACATCATCCCCTTCATCCTGGACGAGATCGGGGCCGACGTCCAGGCCAGGCACATCGTGGTGTCCTGTGCGGCTGGCGTCACCATCAGCTCTGTGGAAAAG AAGCTGATGGCTTTCCAGCCAGCACCCAAGGTGATCCGCTGTATGACCAACACACCTGTGTTGGTGCGGGAGGGCGCGACAGTGTATGCCACAGGCACCCACGCCCTGGTGGAGGACGGGCAGCTCCTGGAGCAGCTCATGAGCAGCGTGGGCTTCTGCACGGAGGTGGAGGAGGACCTGATCGACGCTGTCACAGGGCTCAGCGGCAGCGGACCTGCCTAT GCGTTCATGGCCCTGGACGCGTTGGCTGATGGTGGGGTGAAGATGGGCCTGCCGCGGCGCCTGGCTGTCCGACTGGGGGCCCAGGCCTTGCTG GGAGCTGCCAAGATGCTGTTGGACTCAGAGCAGCATCCCGGCCAGCTCAAGGACAATGTGTGCTCCCCCGGGGGGGCCACCATCCACGCCCTGCACTTCCTCGAGAGCGGGGGCTTCCGCTCTCTGCTCATCAACGCGGTTGAGGCCTCCTGTATCCGAACACG agagctgcagtccatggctgaCCAAGAGAAGGTCTCCCCAGCTGCCCTCAAGAAGACCCTCCTGGACAGAGTCAAGCTGGAATCCCCCACAGTGACCACACTGACCCcaaccagctcagggaagctccTCACGAGAAACCCAGTCCCAGGAGGCAAGAAGGACTAA
- the PYCR2 gene encoding pyrroline-5-carboxylate reductase 2 isoform X3, with translation MSVGFIGAGQLACALARGFTAAGILSAHKIIASSPEMDLPTVSALRKMGVNLTRSNKETVRHSDVLFLAVKPHIIPFILDEIGADVQARHIVVSCAAGVTISSVEKKLMAFQPAPKVIRCMTNTPVLVREGATVYATGTHALVEDGQLLEQLMSSVGFCTEVEEDLIDAVTGLSGSGPAYGAAKMLLDSEQHPGQLKDNVCSPGGATIHALHFLESGGFRSLLINAVEASCIRTRELQSMADQEKVSPAALKKTLLDRVKLESPTVTTLTPTSSGKLLTRNPVPGGKKD, from the exons GCATCCTGTCGGCTCACAAAATAATAGCCAGCTCCCCGGAAATGGACCTGCCTACGGTGTCCGCTCTCAGG AAGATGGGTGTGAACCTGACCCGGAGCAACAAGGAGACGGTCAGGCACAGTGACGTGCTGTTCCTGGCCGTGAAGCCACACATCATCCCCTTCATCCTGGACGAGATCGGGGCCGACGTCCAGGCCAGGCACATCGTGGTGTCCTGTGCGGCTGGCGTCACCATCAGCTCTGTGGAAAAG AAGCTGATGGCTTTCCAGCCAGCACCCAAGGTGATCCGCTGTATGACCAACACACCTGTGTTGGTGCGGGAGGGCGCGACAGTGTATGCCACAGGCACCCACGCCCTGGTGGAGGACGGGCAGCTCCTGGAGCAGCTCATGAGCAGCGTGGGCTTCTGCACGGAGGTGGAGGAGGACCTGATCGACGCTGTCACAGGGCTCAGCGGCAGCGGACCTGCCTAT GGAGCTGCCAAGATGCTGTTGGACTCAGAGCAGCATCCCGGCCAGCTCAAGGACAATGTGTGCTCCCCCGGGGGGGCCACCATCCACGCCCTGCACTTCCTCGAGAGCGGGGGCTTCCGCTCTCTGCTCATCAACGCGGTTGAGGCCTCCTGTATCCGAACACG agagctgcagtccatggctgaCCAAGAGAAGGTCTCCCCAGCTGCCCTCAAGAAGACCCTCCTGGACAGAGTCAAGCTGGAATCCCCCACAGTGACCACACTGACCCcaaccagctcagggaagctccTCACGAGAAACCCAGTCCCAGGAGGCAAGAAGGACTAA
- the PYCR2 gene encoding pyrroline-5-carboxylate reductase 2 isoform X4, whose protein sequence is MSVGFIGAGQLACALARGFTAAGILSAHKIIASSPEMDLPTVSALRKMGVNLTRSNKETVRHSDVLFLAVKPHIIPFILDEIGADVQARHIVVSCAAGVTISSVEKAFMALDALADGGVKMGLPRRLAVRLGAQALLGAAKMLLDSEQHPGQLKDNVCSPGGATIHALHFLESGGFRSLLINAVEASCIRTRELQSMADQEKVSPAALKKTLLDRVKLESPTVTTLTPTSSGKLLTRNPVPGGKKD, encoded by the exons GCATCCTGTCGGCTCACAAAATAATAGCCAGCTCCCCGGAAATGGACCTGCCTACGGTGTCCGCTCTCAGG AAGATGGGTGTGAACCTGACCCGGAGCAACAAGGAGACGGTCAGGCACAGTGACGTGCTGTTCCTGGCCGTGAAGCCACACATCATCCCCTTCATCCTGGACGAGATCGGGGCCGACGTCCAGGCCAGGCACATCGTGGTGTCCTGTGCGGCTGGCGTCACCATCAGCTCTGTGGAAAAG GCGTTCATGGCCCTGGACGCGTTGGCTGATGGTGGGGTGAAGATGGGCCTGCCGCGGCGCCTGGCTGTCCGACTGGGGGCCCAGGCCTTGCTG GGAGCTGCCAAGATGCTGTTGGACTCAGAGCAGCATCCCGGCCAGCTCAAGGACAATGTGTGCTCCCCCGGGGGGGCCACCATCCACGCCCTGCACTTCCTCGAGAGCGGGGGCTTCCGCTCTCTGCTCATCAACGCGGTTGAGGCCTCCTGTATCCGAACACG agagctgcagtccatggctgaCCAAGAGAAGGTCTCCCCAGCTGCCCTCAAGAAGACCCTCCTGGACAGAGTCAAGCTGGAATCCCCCACAGTGACCACACTGACCCcaaccagctcagggaagctccTCACGAGAAACCCAGTCCCAGGAGGCAAGAAGGACTAA
- the PYCR2 gene encoding pyrroline-5-carboxylate reductase 2 isoform X2, with product MSVGFIGAGQLACALARGFTAAGILSAHKIIASSPEMDLPTVSALRMGVNLTRSNKETVRHSDVLFLAVKPHIIPFILDEIGADVQARHIVVSCAAGVTISSVEKKLMAFQPAPKVIRCMTNTPVLVREGATVYATGTHALVEDGQLLEQLMSSVGFCTEVEEDLIDAVTGLSGSGPAYAFMALDALADGGVKMGLPRRLAVRLGAQALLGAAKMLLDSEQHPGQLKDNVCSPGGATIHALHFLESGGFRSLLINAVEASCIRTRELQSMADQEKVSPAALKKTLLDRVKLESPTVTTLTPTSSGKLLTRNPVPGGKKD from the exons GCATCCTGTCGGCTCACAAAATAATAGCCAGCTCCCCGGAAATGGACCTGCCTACGGTGTCCGCTCTCAGG ATGGGTGTGAACCTGACCCGGAGCAACAAGGAGACGGTCAGGCACAGTGACGTGCTGTTCCTGGCCGTGAAGCCACACATCATCCCCTTCATCCTGGACGAGATCGGGGCCGACGTCCAGGCCAGGCACATCGTGGTGTCCTGTGCGGCTGGCGTCACCATCAGCTCTGTGGAAAAG AAGCTGATGGCTTTCCAGCCAGCACCCAAGGTGATCCGCTGTATGACCAACACACCTGTGTTGGTGCGGGAGGGCGCGACAGTGTATGCCACAGGCACCCACGCCCTGGTGGAGGACGGGCAGCTCCTGGAGCAGCTCATGAGCAGCGTGGGCTTCTGCACGGAGGTGGAGGAGGACCTGATCGACGCTGTCACAGGGCTCAGCGGCAGCGGACCTGCCTAT GCGTTCATGGCCCTGGACGCGTTGGCTGATGGTGGGGTGAAGATGGGCCTGCCGCGGCGCCTGGCTGTCCGACTGGGGGCCCAGGCCTTGCTG GGAGCTGCCAAGATGCTGTTGGACTCAGAGCAGCATCCCGGCCAGCTCAAGGACAATGTGTGCTCCCCCGGGGGGGCCACCATCCACGCCCTGCACTTCCTCGAGAGCGGGGGCTTCCGCTCTCTGCTCATCAACGCGGTTGAGGCCTCCTGTATCCGAACACG agagctgcagtccatggctgaCCAAGAGAAGGTCTCCCCAGCTGCCCTCAAGAAGACCCTCCTGGACAGAGTCAAGCTGGAATCCCCCACAGTGACCACACTGACCCcaaccagctcagggaagctccTCACGAGAAACCCAGTCCCAGGAGGCAAGAAGGACTAA